One window of the Larus michahellis chromosome 24, bLarMic1.1, whole genome shotgun sequence genome contains the following:
- the LOC141734596 gene encoding feather beta keratin isoform X1, with the protein MLCMQDELVGKHITCTKGASRPRGVWTSIKASATAGSLIHFSCLLLRGEQVHFRPTAMSCYDLCRPCGPTPLANSCNEPCVRQCQDSRVVIQPSPVVVTLPGPILSSFPQNTAVGSTTSAAVGSILSEDGVPINSGGFNLSGLGGRYYGRRCLPC; encoded by the exons ATGCTTTGCATGCAAGATGAGCTTGTTGGTAAACACATTACATGCACAAAAGGTGCCTCTAGGCCTCGGGGGGTCTGGACCAGTATAAAAGCCAGTGCAACTGCAGGCTCCctcatccacttctcttgccTTCTCCTCCGTGGTGAA caggtgcacttCCGTCCCACAGCCATGTCCTGCTACGATCTGTGCCGTCCCTGTGGCCCAACCCCACTcgccaacagctgcaacgagccctgtgtcaggcagtgccaggactcccgggtggtgatccagccctctcccgtggtggtgaccctgccagggcccatcctcagctccttcccccagaacaCCGCCGTGGGAtccaccacctctgctgctgttggcagcatcctgagtgaggatggagtgcccatcaactccGGGGGCTTTAACCTCTCTGGCCTTGGTGGCCGCTACTACGGCAGAAGGTGCCTGCCCTGCTAA
- the LOC141734596 gene encoding feather beta keratin isoform X2: MSCYDLCRPCGPTPLANSCNEPCVRQCQDSRVVIQPSPVVVTLPGPILSSFPQNTAVGSTTSAAVGSILSEDGVPINSGGFNLSGLGGRYYGRRCLPC, encoded by the coding sequence ATGTCCTGCTACGATCTGTGCCGTCCCTGTGGCCCAACCCCACTcgccaacagctgcaacgagccctgtgtcaggcagtgccaggactcccgggtggtgatccagccctctcccgtggtggtgaccctgccagggcccatcctcagctccttcccccagaacaCCGCCGTGGGAtccaccacctctgctgctgttggcagcatcctgagtgaggatggagtgcccatcaactccGGGGGCTTTAACCTCTCTGGCCTTGGTGGCCGCTACTACGGCAGAAGGTGCCTGCCCTGCTAA
- the LOC141734588 gene encoding feather beta keratin isoform X1 has product MLCMQDELVGKHITCTKGASRPRGVWTSIKASATAGSLIHFSCLLLRGEQGELHPTAMSCYDLCRPCGPTPLANSCNEPCVRQCQDSRVVIQPSPVVVTLPGPILSSFPQNTAVGSTTSAAVGSILSEDGVPINSGGFNLSGLGGRYYGRRCLPC; this is encoded by the exons ATGCTTTGCATGCAAGATGAGCTTGTTGGTAAACACATTACATGCACAAAAGGTGCCTCTAGGCCTCGGGGGGTCTGGACCAGTATAAAAGCCAGTGCAACTGCAGGCTCCctcatccacttctcttgccTTCTCCTCCGTGGTGAACAAGGTGAGCTGCA TCCCACAGCCATGTCCTGCTACGATCTGTGCCGTCCCTGTGGCCCAACCCCACTcgccaacagctgcaacgagccctgtgtcaggcagtgccaggactcccgggtggtgatccagccctctcccgtggtggtgaccctgccagggcccatcctcagctccttcccccagaacaCCGCCGTGGGAtccaccacctctgctgctgttggcagcatcctgagtgaggatggagtgcccatcaactccGGGGGCTTTAACCTCTCTGGCCTTGGTGGCCGCTACTACGGCAGAAGGTGCCTGCCCTGCTAA
- the LOC141734495 gene encoding feather beta keratin-like: MSCYDLCRPCGPTPLANSCNEPCVRQCQDSRVVIQPSPVVVTLPGPILSSFPQNTAVGSSASAAVGSILSEDGVPINSGGFNLSGLGGRYYGRRCLPC, encoded by the coding sequence ATGTCCTGCTATGATCTGTGCCGTCCCTGTGGCCCAACCCCACTcgccaacagctgcaacgagccctgtgtcaggcagtgccaggactcccgggtggtgatccagccctctcccgtggtggtgaccctgcccggacccatcctcagctccttcccccagaacaCCGCTGTGGGGTCCTCTGcatctgctgctgttggcagcatcctgagtgaggatggagtgcccatcaactccGGGGGCTTTAACCTCTCTGGCCTTGGTGGCCGCTACTACGGCAGAAGGTGCCTGCCCTGCTAA
- the LOC141734492 gene encoding feather keratin 1-like, with amino-acid sequence MSCYERCPSNPCGPTPLANSCNEPCVRQCQDSTVVIQPSPVVVTLPGPILSSFPQNTTVGSSASAAIGSVLSAEGVPISSGSSLGFGGFGYPGLGSGYSRPYRRYNTYRSGFYGPC; translated from the coding sequence ATGTCCTGCTATGAGCGGTGTCCGTCCAACCCCTGTGGGCCAACCCCGCTGGCAAatagctgcaacgagccctgcgtcaggcagtgccaggactccacaGTGGTGATCCAACCCtctcccgtggtggtgaccctgcctggacccatcctcagctccttccctcagaacACCACTGTGGGTTCCTCAGCATCTGCAGCCATCGGGAGCGTGCTCAGTGCTgagggagtgcccatctcctccggcaGCTCCTTGGGATTCGGCGGCTTTGGGTATCCGGGCCTGGGCAGTGGGTACAGCCGGCCCTACCGTCGCTACAACACCTACCGCAGTGGCTTCTATGGGCCGTGCTAA
- the LOC141734494 gene encoding feather beta keratin-like, with translation MSSYDLCSPTPCGPTPLANSCNEPCVRQCQDSTYVIEPPPVVVTLPGPILSSFPQNTAVGSTTSAAVGSNLSSEGVPISSGSSLGFGGFGYPGLGSGYSRPYRRYNTYRSGFSEPC, from the coding sequence ATGTCTTCCTATGACCTGTGCTCACCCACCCCCTGTGGCCCAACCCCACTGGCAAatagctgcaacgagccctgcgtcaggcagtgccaggactccacgTACGTCATCGAACCCCctcccgtggtggtgaccctgcctggacccatcctcagctccttccctcagaacACTGCCGTGGGATCCACCACCTCCGCAGCCGTGGGCAGCAACCTCAGCTCTgagggagtgcccatctcctccggcaGCTCCTTGGGATTCGGCGGCTTTGGGTATCCAGGCCTGGGCAGTGGGTACAGCCGGCCCTACCGTCGCTACAACACCTACCGCAGTGGCTTCAGTGAGCCGTGCTAA
- the LOC141734493 gene encoding feather keratin 4-like, translated as MSCYDLCSPTPCGPTPLANSCNEPCVRQCQDSTVVIQPSPVVVTLPGPILSSFPQNTAVGSSASAAIGSALSAGGVPISSGSSLGFGGFGYPGLGSGYSRPYRRYNTYRSGFYGPC; from the coding sequence ATGTCCTGCTATGACCTGTGTTCTCCCACCCCCTGTGGCCCAACCCCGCTGGCAAatagctgcaacgagccctgcgtcaggcagtgccaggactccacaGTGGTGATCCAACCCtctcccgtggtggtgaccctgcctggacccatcctcagctccttccctcagaacACTGCCGTGGGTTCCTCAGCATCTGCAGCCATCGGGAGTGCCCTCAGTGCTGGAGGTGTCCCCATCTCTTCCGGCAGCTCCTTGGGATTCGGCGGCTTTGGGTATCCAGGCCTGGGCAGTGGGTACAGCCGGCCCTACCGTCGCTACAACACCTACCGCAGTGGCTTCTATGGGCCGTGCTAA
- the LOC141734585 gene encoding uncharacterized protein LOC141734585 isoform X1 produces the protein MSCYDLCPPKTSVAVPQPIAESCNELCARQCPDSSAFIQPPPVVVTFPGPILSSFPQQAVVGSSGAPAFGGSLGSLGFGGSSGFGGSRGYGNSFGLGGCGGYGGSLGYGRSLGYGGNVGYGGSLGYGSSGFGNCRRSYSSGFSSYGTGYYLPGAQRWGRSRRGSCGSF, from the exons atgtcttgctacgacctgtgcccaccaaaaaccagcgtcgccgtccctcagcccatcgctgagagctgcaacgagctgtgcgcccgccagtgccccgactcctcggccttcatccagccgcccccggtcgtggtcaccttccccggccccatcctcagctccttcccccagcaagccgtggtgggctcctccggagcacccgcctttgggggctccctggg ctCCCTGGGCTTTGGGGGCTCCTCTGGCtttgggggctcccggggctATGGGAACTCCTTtggtttggggggctgtgggggctatGGTGGCTCCCTTGGGTATGGCCGTTCCCTCGGTTATGGAGGTAATGTGGGCTATGGGGGCTCCCTGGGCTATGGGTCCAGTGGCTTTGGCAATTGCAGGAGGTCCTACAGCTCTGGTTTCTCCTCCTACGGCACGGGGTATTACCTCCCTGGTGCCCAGAGGTGGGGCAGGTCCCGCCGCGGCAGCTGTGGGTCGTTCTAA
- the LOC141734585 gene encoding feather keratin 3-like isoform X2: protein MSCYDLCPPKTSVAVPQPIAESCNELCARQCPDSSAFIQPPPVVVTFPGPILSSFPQQAVVGSSGAPAFGGSLGLGGLYGAGATQGSGGLCTFGRPYAAPACSPCVLPRYTKKLWDTCGPC from the coding sequence atgtcttgctacgacctgtgcccaccaaaaaccagcgtcgccgtccctcagcccatcgctgagagctgcaacgagctgtgcgcccgccagtgccccgactcctcggccttcatccagccgcccccggtcgtggtcaccttccccggccccatcctcagctccttcccccagcaagccgtggtgggctcctccggagcacccgcctttgggggctccctggggctggggggcctctacggtgccggggccacccagggctcgggaggcctctgcacctttggcagaccctacgctgctcctgcctgcagcccttgcgtcttgccccgctacaccaagaagctctgggacacctgtgggccctgctag